The Penaeus monodon isolate SGIC_2016 chromosome 1, NSTDA_Pmon_1, whole genome shotgun sequence DNA window ttatttatatatgtatgtttatgtaggtatgtatatgtgtgtatgtttatacatatacatatatatgtgtgagtgtgtgtgtatatatatatatatatatatatatatatatatatatatatatatatatatatattatgtacgtatgtgtgtgtgtgtgtgtgtgtgtgtgtgtgtgtgtgtgtgtgtgtgtgtggatggctgtgcgcgcgtgtgtgtgtctgtctgcatgcatgtatgtgtatgtttatttatacatgcacacacacacacgcacacacatgtatgtatgtatatgatatatataatgttcagtTGCAGTGAAATCAagatccttccatatgatttttagttatggactttttccatgaactttttgaagcccattctcatgtgtgtgtgtgttatacacacacacacacacacgcacacacacacacacacacacacacacacacacacacacacacacacacacacacacacacacacacacacacatgagaatgGGCTTCAAAAAGGtcatggaaaaagtccataactaaaaatcatatggaaggatctTGATTTCactgcacctgaacattcttgcaccaacgtgttataactaattcaaacatgaacctttaaCTGcaagtaataacgcatcgccgccagctGGAAGTCAAGGACCATTCAAACAGCAAGGgctccaccaaaatcgaggccaggacaaaatTAAATTCATGATGAGACTCGTTTGGGAGAAAAGGCATATCACTGACCCTCTGGAACAAGTCTATGGTGACAAAgtccaaagaaatcaacaaccttcaaatggataagtcggttcagaagtggatgAAATagaattgaagatgagccccgcagtggcaggccatcaacgtcagtttgtgaggaaaacattaatCTCGTCGGAATCCTCCTCGCTTCACGCTGCCATCAGCAAGCTGCGGTTCCTTCACGGAGAATATACACGATACACACAATTAACAGTCCTTCCATTTACttctgttttatcatttatacaattttatttttgcatgtataATAGGACCAGTGTGATTTCTCGGCCGATTGGATCATACATGATAatcaaaagattttaaaaataatttgaataatactattagtattttttaaagtttacatATCCCTACGTCATGCTTTACAAAAGTGCAAAATTTCTTGTGCAACATAAAATCCGTTGACGGTGACGAGTAAAGTAGGTATCAATGTCGAAGCTTCCTTTGCAAATCCCACTGAGCTGAAGTGTAATAAAACTTGACCAAGCCGGCCCTAGATCATACCAGACGTTGCGTGTGTCCGTCTAGGTTTCCCAGCTTTAGAGAGCGTGGTTGTGTAATGTAGAGGGCTGCTCGGGttgctctttctttgttttaaaagcGGTAGTTCCAGTCTTATACGGTCGGACCATTCAAAGTCTAAACCTTAGGACCATTGGCATATGCAAAGATCAAACGGAAACGTAAACGTTGACggaaaaggtgtttttttctgtctacttttgCCTTTTTGCGTACAAATCATCACCCTCTGGCAGAGAACCAGTGCTCCCATGGTACCATTATAAACAGACAAGGCGCCATCCGAGGAGTCCTAGGCATAATATAATTATGTGAAGATAATCATACTGTATAATGAAACATTCCATAATATAGTTAATGTTTACAGGAACCTTTATCTAATTCAACAATATGAGCAATCTAGTTGTATAGATTCTCTGCAAGAAAGGTCAAGACAgatatcaataaaacaaacactGTCACTAACGTCTTGGGCCGATTATGGTTCCGCATGCGACGCCCACGGAAAGCCTCTAATTCAGGCGGAAACGTATAATTCACGGAAAAGTACCAGTGTAATAGGGCCTTTCATTTaccaagggaggaggaggaggagagaaacaaaataaaacaaaaaaactgatagttgaaaagaaaaatgttgcacACTGAACTGAATAACAAAATATGTCTTGATGCAGTAACTATAAATCCCAAATGAAAATTGCTTTATTCATCATTGAGGGCTAACTATCAAGCCGTAGGTAAACTTGCATTATTGTCTTAACTTTGCAATTTATGCAGTTGGCTATGAGGTTGCATCATATGACACTAAAAGATATTGCTCataattgtttgtttatattctacactaaatcgtatatattatatatattgtttcatgtTGTCCATATTGtctcattattatgtttgtttttttcatataaacaGGACATATTATTACATGCTACAGTTGTCAGCCTTCTGAGAATTGATCAAGTTCTAGCTAGATAGTTTGTGAAATCCAGGTACGAGTTGCcttgaaatatatattcatactttgcGTGACACATACAGCATGGATTCTGATTTGCATATGGTagccacataaaatatatataatggccgGACTCTTTTGTTATTTGGTCTATTCACGTGTTATTTGCTGTAGGTACAACACTTACATTTACGGTATGACCAAtggttgtaataatagtaattgatgTATATACtgtcataattgttataaatGTTTGGTGTCCTTATTGTATTCAAACATGTCTAAATGCAGCAAATATATTTTTCGCTTTTAAGAAAGAGATTTCAATTTGTCTAATTGCTTAGAATTTGAAATCAAATATTATCATACAGCTTATCAATGAGCATCAGTCAGAGTAATAATTGTTCAAATTGTTCAATCGCTCGTTCAAATATTGGGTCTTCCACAAATTCAGAAATGAATTTCTATTAATATGTCCTGTAGTTcggtaatttatttattttgcatctTTGCTTGCTAAGAACATGCCACCAGTTATGTGAACTATCTTTACCAGGCATGTAAAAAGTCCGATGgatgccattaaaaaaaaattcacggaCCCAAATTGGCTAGTTATGCTGTGAATTCGTTTTTTACAAATGTAAAGAAAACTTTATTCGTGGTTAAGTGTTTCGTTGATTTCATTCGTTTATGCATTATGAATGGCGTTTTTCAACGGCGGAATTTATGATCAGAATGGCGAGGATGTGATGGGAAGTAATCTGTGCCATCCATAACTAATTCATGTGATGAATTCCAGGTCAGCTCGGGTCATTATTGGTAGGCAAGGCTTTTCCATGATTGCATGACCTTGGCCGTCATCCTATTTCGTAAGGATTATCTTTCTGCTCTACAATCTTGTCTTTACTGATGATTTTCATTATCCGTATCATCATCTTACCCTTTTTgctccatcatctcctcccggagATTTGTGATGCACCCTCTTGTGGCCTGGCTGGCGAAATcgctcactccccttcttggcacctccTCTggtgctcaccttcgccactctcaggacttcatctcccgtttCCGTACAGcatcaccggcgatcatgatgagcttggatgtcgactccctgttcaccaaggtcccgcttgatgacgttctcgccttccttcagaggaggctccccgcagagaatcgtcgtctccctctgcccaccgacgtcttcctccagttGATTCGTCTAAGTGTGGAGTCAACTTCTTTACCTTTAAGGGTCACTTCTATACCCAGACCTTCGGTGTTGCCCTGGACTCTCCTCTCCAGGCCTGTCTAACCTATTCATGGAGAACCTCGAGTCTGattttctcctttctatctcccttcgtccttcggttTAGCTGAGATATGTCGACGATGTCTCTGCTCTCTGGCTTCATGACCCTACTTTGTTCCCGGATTTCGtaatgcagctgaactctctttctccttccatccgtttcaaggggaatttttttcttggaCACCCTTGTTCATAGCTCTGCTGATgaacgtcgcgttatccagggcgaggcgtaccttctaccacgactcctctcctaaacaGACTTCTTATCTCCCCGTCCTCAGCCAaccctactctctccgtcgctctcttCACCCTCACAACTGCAGGTTTATCTTTCACTAGGTGAACACTCtacgtcgcaacctggtccatgcTAGCCCTCTCTCTACctgagacaggcgccagtctcactaaggatctatctcaacataaatacgctatatccaggagacacaacaacaacaccctcttCTGCCGTCAGTTgtacacaggccatcagatggattggtcagcagcgcgaattgtctttccttccgctcatgtccacgcctgcagactggtggaatcccccttaagctgctgcctaatttcaacatgAACAGCGGTTTCTCTCCTGCCGataatctcctcgctttccaTTGTGCCGACCATCCttcgcatagaccgcctgatccttcgaCATAACTTGACCTCTCTTcgcttctgttcgtctgtcctAGCTTGCCCTCGTGTTATTAtgttacctctcctctctctcttttatactcccttctctccctttcctcttcagtttTGAAGATGAAATCCTggaagatttcgaaactgttgtccaattttcaataatctagtttgtgctttgtgtttttgtaccatatgtatatatatattgtgtgtgcgtgtgtgtgtgtgtgtgtgtgtgtgtgtgtgtgtgtgtgtgtgtgtgtgtgtgtgtgtgtgtgtgtgtgtgtgtgtgtgcacatatatgtttatatatatatatatatatatatatatatatatatatatatatatatatatatgtgtgtgtgtgtgtatatatatatatatatttatattttatatatagacacttatatataagtatatatatatatatatatatatatatatatatatatatatgtatatatacttatatataagtatatatatattattatatacatatatctaactatctatatctatctatctacacacacacacacacatatgtatgtgtgtgtatatatgtgtgtgtacccatgtgtccatatatatatatatatatatatatatatatatatatatatatatatatatatatatatatatatgtatggaaattgAAACCTAGCTTGCTTGGTCTGTCATCGAGTCCCCAGACTGAGATTGAAATAAAACCCCGATAAGTTCTATACACAGCATTATTCGTCACTGCCAGTCAAAAGCCGTACttaaatattgattaaaaatCTGAAGCATTCACTAGAGTGTTGCGATGCTGTAGAGCGTTATATTCCAGTGGTTCATCCCTTCATTTACATATTTGGGGTATATCTCCTCAGTTATTCATAGACAGTttctaagtgatttttttttaatgtaatgaaGAAGGGAGGACTCCACTTCGTTTTTATATACAtgccgaaacacacacacacacacacacacacacacacacacacacacacacacacacacacacacacatacacatacacacatacacacacgcacacacacacacatgcacacacatacacacacgcacacatatacatacatacatacacacacacacacacacacatacacacacacacacctaaacatgGACAAATGAATTGCaggctaatttttaaaaatgcatttattGATGTTAATATGTTAAGATAATCTGAAAATAACCAAATTACATGGTTAAGTGGCCGTTTAGataggagagaaataaatatacttTGCTTCACAGGTTCTTTTCTATATAATCgaaaataacgtaaaatattgCATAAGAAATGTACTATTATGTTCCTTTAAAGTGGAAATCCTCTTTAAAGTAATAACAGTTTTCTGAATACCATTCTTCAGTTATCAGTGTCCGTAAGAACTGCAGTTCAAGAGCCACGGTCTTTGGCGTAAAGTCCTTGAAGTTCATCCAGGTAAGAGTATTcggtaaaaaaaacataattcagtAGAAGTGGTAGAAGAGAACAGCAGAAATACGGCTGAGATTAGGTGAAAATTCATTGGTATAAAGAATAAATTCAGCTGATGAATTGACCTCACAAGTCGGCAGGTAAACAGTCAGTAGAGGAGGCAGCAGATGACGTTCGGTAAGGAGGAATTCCAGTAAATGGCCGCCGCTACCATGTGCGGCGGGCACAGGAGGAGCTGGTGATCAGCTCCAGCCACGCCGGGGACGGTGCCTGGGGAGGACTTGGGAATCACGCACCGCGAAGTGTCTATCTGGAggggcattgttatcattagccttCGTTTTGCTCATAAAGAGAACATGCAGACACAGAATGCCATATTAAACCTCAACATCCTTCAGCTACAGAAGAGACGACTTACCTTTTGTCCTGAGATGATCTCGCGGCATTGGTAACTGCCGGCGGTCGGGAAATTAAAGAACTGTTGGTTAGACCACACGGCGGTCACGGGGAAGGGCTGCAGGGTATTTGGGAGATGTCAGTAATTAGGGATATTTAGATCAAACGGAAAAATGCTGGCGACTGAGGGAAGGCCATTTTTTAACCGAGTTTAAGGAGTGAGTTAAATGTAAACGAGGCCAATTATACACAGATATGGCGAAGACAGAAAAGTAGGGCAACTTTGAGGATTGGTGAGGTGATCTTGGAAATATCACCGAGAAGGAAAAACACCCTGATGACAATGAGACCTACCTGTGAaacttgtttttatatacaaagaaGAAGTACCTCAAGATGCCCCAAAAGTGGATCAGCTCATAAATGAATTCAGGCGCCAGAGTATCGAGGATGGAAAGTGGATAGAGAGATAACACGTTGAGGAACcatgagggaaggatggaagagctGTTAACGATCAGAGAACCATTGTGAGAGTCAAGGGGAGGATatgtaaacattaatatataaagcTTGGACctcggtaataaaaaaaataataaaaaacacagaaattaaaggtcatcattttttcttttagtttttatttcaattatatttctACCACTGCTATTACcaaaccattttcaaagaaaacgaaaaaaaaagcttaCCATAAAATTCGCACAAATTAACCAGGTCATaaaaggggcggagctaatgacttCATCACATTTTACCCAACGAGAGTACGTCCTGAGATATCAGATACAAATATCTACTCGACAGTGTAATAACTACCAGAAGTAAAatcaaaatcccccccttttatttgtgATCATGAAGGATTCCTTGCCATTAACAGctgtcagaatactcttgggaaaaaagtaaatttcaaTTTTGGGTTCAACAGGCTAAAtgaaagtggagctacctggtttgTGTATCTGACAGGGCAAGGCTTTAGAGACGGAGCCGTATGGGgccgagagagaaggggaaggttgATCAAAAGCATTAAGAggcggggaaaggaagagatgaggagaaagctTCTATTacgaattttgataatataataatgtcgtcatctttaccattaatatcatcataacagttattgttattattcattgtcattaATCGTGAAGAAATTAATGACAAAATTAACGTCTCTTGTGATAAAAGATGACAAAGAGCACGACGGCGAAAATGACGATGACTATAATGATgttgaggaagatgatgatggcaatgatgaataatgataatactaatgattataatgatgataataacggttttGCATAATGAACTCTTTTATATCAACGGATTTTGGTGTTTTGACAGTAAGAAGCCATTATCCTGAGTAATTGCTCTACCTGATCTCGGTCTGTGGGCAGGATTCGAATCCGCTTGGAAACTTAGGCCGTCGTATGTACACGCCATATAAGTTAATTCAATATTAATGTTTAAGTCCAGATCTCTAATGCACATGTGCAATTGCAGCGTCCAGGATTAAGCTTTTAATTCACCCCGAACCAGGCTTTACTTTTCAGCTCAAATTTTAATCCTGAACATGTGCAGAACGAGctagttaatcccaccaatcatgtattgaTACGTAATGACAACATCATCAACTCCAGAAAAGGGATGGAGTTGAGTTGtctttaatattcataataagcaaaaatagacaaattctgacattttcatgtcaaagatgtacgtgaaaattcatcaatgtatatatttttataagttgtgggatattcaGACTGCACATATAACCCTCAACactgaaaaggaaaacgaaaagaaaatcccacagagaattccaTAGATTACACGCACAGAAAAGCAATattatttccaggttggaaaaaacattcccaacttatGTAATGTATTTAATCGAATAAACAAGAAAGCTATTAATAACATcacgattaggtttcaaattcaaagtaaaaacttcctgattcttcaaactaaagtgacttcaaaacatttgttatcatgatcctcgctaACAACATCCTGGAAAAATACCCTTCATGCACGATAAAGAGCTCTCGGATAAAACTCCAGCAGTGAATATGAATTGATATTTCGAGTCTCTGTTTTGTTTGATACCTTTATTTcggttgtttataatatttataggctatttgaagccatccctataattttatttttactgacaaAGATATATATCAGCATGTAATActaggatatatgtgtatatatattttttcctctgtagCAAACGTTTACTTATTACATTAGCGTATAATATGAAACCTGTAGAGGGTGAATGCTAATTGCCATTACACAAATAcccgctttttcatgtaaaacagcagatttactgataatcgcacTGACTCGTTCGCCTGGCAGTGTCTTGCATCTTCTGTGCAAGTACTGTGGATCTGGATTAACTTTAATTCGGAATGAACTTTTATGACGTGTACAGAAGACGCCTTTAGTCTTAGCAACAGAGAGaacaatattatatgttatagcaTAACGTGATACCCAGTCCTCACCCGACCACCAATGACATTGGTACAGATTCTGCTGTCGGAGATAATGGCCCCGTCGTTGGTATTGAGCAGCAGTCCAGAAGGCGCTGTGCAAATGAGATAATCCAGATCGCTCAGGGAGGAACCCGCAGCCACGCCCACAGCCACGCTCCTGTCGCCGGGAAGACAGTCCATCTGCCAGTCGGATCTGCCGATGGGATTCGTCTCCATGCACGTCGAGCACGAGTAGGATAGGTCGATCGCCGTGCGCTGGACCTCTGGGTGGGGGGAAACAAAG harbors:
- the LOC119573292 gene encoding uncharacterized protein LOC119573292 — its product is MVCSSILPSWFLNVLSLYPLSILDTLAPEFIYELIHFWGILRYFFFPFPVTAVWSNQQFFNFPTAGSYQCREIISGQKIDTSRCVIPKSSPGTVPGVAGADHQLLLCPPHMVAAAIYWNSSLPNVICCLLY